The Lactobacillus acidophilus DNA segment CATGGCGTAGATCGAAGCCAGATTGAGAAGCAGGTTAAAGAAACAGTTCATTATGTAGGTGCTGGCGATAAGACTCCTGCTGATCATGTGCAAACTTCGAAGTGGACGCGCACTATTACTATTGATGCGGTAACTAAAGAAGTTGTACCTAATGGTCAATATACAACTGATTGGACAATTCCAAAGGGTGAGAAGACCGAGTATGCTCAAGTAAATACGCCAGTAGTTAATGGCTACTATGCTGATCAAGCTAATGTTCCGGCAACGACTGTAACTCAAAATGATATTGAAAAAACAGTAACTTATAAGCAAATTGGTAGGATTGTTCCAGTTGATCCAAATGGTAAGCCAATTCCAGATGCACCAACTCCACAATATCCTAACGATCCAACGGATCCGACTAAGGTACTTCCTAATGTACCGGTGCCAAATATTCCAGGCTACAAGCCAAGTGTGCCAACAGTTACTCCAACTGACCCTGGCAAGGATACACAAGTTCCATATACACCGGTAACTCCAACTAATCCAGATAATCCAGTCATTCCAACGCCTCAACCGGAACCAAACCCTGATAATGGTAAGGATAAGCCGGTCGATCCATCCAAGCCATCAGATGATCCAGTTCATCCTGAATATCCTGGTATTAAGAGGGGACAGGATAAACCTGATAAGGAAAAGACTGATAAGAAGAGAAATGGCAAGACTAAGGGTAAAGAAAATACACCTACTGGAAGAGATGCTGTTAAGCGAGCTGGACGAAGCGATGATGCACTTAAATTAGCTAGTGAAGCTAAAAATCGCCGTATGACTATTCAAGGTAAGAATGAAGAATTACCACAAGCTGGTGAAGATCATAATGCTATGGCGTTGATTGGTCTTGCATTTGCCACTCTTGCTGGAAGTGTAGTCTTTGCTACTGATAGGAAACGGAGATAAAAAACAATTGCTTTTATATAATGAAAGCGTTATCATGATTATAACAAGTGAAAATGAGTGAAATTGTTAGCCAATAATTGGTGCAGGCTCACTTATCCCTTTGAAGGGATGAGTGGGCCTTTTTTCTTTGCAAAAGGGGGGACTGGATACTATGCGTATTAAACAAATTCTTAATAACGGTGCAATAGTCACTACCAATAAGGATGGTGAAGAAGTAGTTGTTCTTGGAAAAGGAATAGCTTTTGCTAAAAAAGTTGGTGATGAAGTTGATAAAACAAAGATCTATAAGGTATTCACTCCTTTTGATGCTGCTCAGCGTAACACGTTATTAAAGACAATCCATGAGACAGATCCAATATTTTTTCAAATATCAGAAAAAATTGTGGATCGGTTAAAGCAGGAAGAAAACATCGATCTAGCAGATAGTGTTTATATTACGCTGACCGATCACTTGGCAACAAGTGTAGAACGAGGAAAGAAGGGATTGTATCTCAGTAATAGCTTTCTTTGGGAAATTCAAAATTATTATCCAAAAGAATATCGTTATGGTCTTTGGGCATTGCAGTTATTAAATAAACAATTTGATCTGCAATTTCCTGAAGATGAAGCTGGTTTTATTGCAGTTCATATCATTAGTGGCGAATTGGAAAATGATATTGATGATTTTAAAAAGTCGATAGATTTTATCAAAGAAATCACCAAAATAGTTCGGTACTATTTCAAGGTAGATATTGATTATCAATCAGTTACTTACAATCGTTTTGCCTTACATCTTAAATTCTTTTGGCGATACATGATGTATCGAAAAGGAGAACGTAAATTGGGTGATCTAAGCTATGAGATTTTGAAAGTCATTAAATCCAGTGATATTGATGCATATAAATGTTCATTAAAGATAAAGCAATTTATTGCTGAGAAATATAATTATGATTTGTCCAATGAAGAAATAATGTATTTAGCGATCCACATTAATAAGATCACTTCTGATCTAAGGAGGAAAAGATGAGATATGAAAAGATGAACCAGGAAATTCTGGCAGCAATAGGCGGAGAAGAGAATATCCAATCAGTTGTCCACTGCGCAACTAGATTGAGATTCGTCTTAAAGGATGAAAGTAAGGCTGATGATAAAAAAGCTGAAGCGATTGATGGGATCTTACAAGTTGTTAAAAAAGGTGGCCAATATCAATTAGTTATCGGCAATAATGTTGAAGATGTGTATGATGATTTAATCAATATGATTCATATAGAGACTAGTGACAGTAATAAGCCTAAGAAAAAACAGAATTTATTTGATGCTATCATTGGTGCTATCACCGGTTCTATTGCACCTGCGATACCATTACTTGCTGGTGCCGGTATGGGTAAGGTTTTACTTTTAATCTTAACCATTTGTCATGTTTTATCAGATAAGAGTCAAACTTATCAACTATTAAACTTGATTTTTGATACTGGATATTATTTCATGCCAGCTTACGTTGGTTTTTCAGCTGCAAAAATTTTTAATACTGACAGAATGCTTGGTGCCTTTATCGGGTTAATGACTGTTCATCCAAGCTGGGTTCAGATCGTAACTACTAATAAACCATTCCATTTTTTAGGATTACCAGTTCCATTGGTTCAATATTCGTCTACTTTGATTACTGCGATTCTTTCTGTATGGATTATGTCTTATATTTATAAATTTGTTAGAAAGATTACGCCGGGCATGGTTAAAGTCTTCATGGAACCGATGCTCACTATGTTGATTACTGGTCCATTAGTTTTCTTGATCATTGGGCCAATCTCTAATTGGATTTCAGAAGGTATTGGCTTTATTGCAATGTGGCTTTTCCGCAATGCTGGTGTCATTGCTATCCCAATTTTGGCTGCATTATATCCTTGGCTTGTATCTATTGGTATTCACAAAGCTTTGTCTCCAATTAGTATTCAATTAGTTGCTACTCAAGGCTTTGACCCAATTATTCGTGTTGTCGCATTATGTTCGAATATGTCTCAAGCTGCTGCTTCACTTGCAGTGGGCTTGAAAACTAAGAATAAGAAGTTAAAGTCATTAGCTCTTTCATCAAGTGTAACCGCCTATCTTGGTGGTATTACTGAACCAGCTCTGTTCGGTGTTAACTTAAGATTAAAGAAGCCTATGTATGGTGCAATGATTGGTGGAGCGATTGCCGGTATTGTTGCCAGCTTCATGAAGTTAAAAGCCTTCATTTATGTAACACCTGCCTTTTTAAGTTTACCAATGTGGATTTCAAAGACTGAGAACTTTGTTGTTCAAGCTATTATCGTTATTATTGTTGCAAGTGTTGCCACTTTTATTGCCACTTGGATAATTGGTTTTGATGATCCAATAGATGAGGATCAAGTTAAGAATGCTAAAAAAGAAGAAAAGAAAAATTTTGACAAAGATCATAAAAAGCATGAATTGCATGCACCTGTTAAAGGTCAATTAGAAGATATTTCAAAAGTTGCTGATCCGACTTTTGCTAGTGGGGTTATGGGTAAAGGGATTGCTATTGTTCCTAGTGAAGGAAAAATTTTTGCGCCGGAAGACGGTGTAGTTACCGCAATCTTTGATACTCATCATGCTATTGGATTACATCTAAGTAATGATGCCGATGTCTTGATTCATGTGGGTATTGATACGGTTGAAATGAAAGGAAAAGGTTTTAAACAACTGGTCCAAAAGGGAGACAAAGTTACCGCCGGTCAAGAATTACTTGATTTCAATATTGATGAAATTAAAAAGAATGGTTATGATCCGACTGTTGTTATGATCGTAACTAATTCTAAAGATTTTTTAGAAGTACTTACTGTATTAAAGGATAAAGATGCAACTAAAGAAGTTACCAACCAAGATAATGTAATAATTTTAGCTTAGAGGTTATTCAATATGAATACATATCATGTTCCACATGTTTTTTTATGGGGAGTTGCTACTTCAGCTAATCAAGTAGAAGGAGCATGGAATGAAGAGGGCAAAGGAATATCGATTGCAGATTGCGAACGATTTAATCCCAATCAAGATTTAGATGATTATCGTAAGGTAAATGACATGACAACTGCTGAGATAGAAAGTGCAATGCAGGATAAAAGCAGTAAATCATGGGGTAAACGCCACGGTGTAGATTTTTATCATTATTATCAATCAGATTTAGAACTGTTAGCTAAAATGGGAATTAATTCGATGAGAACGTCGATTGCCTGGAGTCGTATTTTTCCAAATGGCGATGATGCAAGGCCGAATCAAAAAGGTCTGGAATTTTATGATCGACTTTTTACTAAAATGCATGAGCTAGGAATTCAACCAGTCGTTACACTTTCTCATTATGAGATGCCGCTAAATTTAGTTCTTAATTATGATTCTTGGTATGATCCTAAGATAATTGATTATTTTTATCGTTTTTCAAAAACTGTAATTGATCGTTATCACGATAAAGTGAAATATTGGCTTCCGATTAATGAAATCGATAGTATTATTCGACATCCTTACTCCTCAGCTGGATTAGTTGAAGACCGTTTTCCAAATAAAAATTTTAAAGAAGTTATTTACCAATCAATGCATCATCAATTTGTTGCTGCAGCTAAAGTCACTAAATATATTCATGAAAATTATTTGGGTCATAAAGTTGGCAGTATGATAACAAGCACTATGGTCTATCCATATAATAGTGATCCTCGTAATATGCTTAAAGCAACGCAAATTATGCGAGAAAGCTATAATTTTAGCGATGTTCAATTACGAGGGAAATATCCTCAAGTGCTTTTGAAGCAAATGATGGAGATGGGGATTCATGTGAAAATGAGCGATAAAGACTTGCAGCTCATTAAGGAAAATACGGCCGATTTTGTTGCCTTTTCATATTATTCTTCAATCTGTACAGCTCATGATACTGAAGGTTTGCAGATTACCAAGGCTAATAGAACCATTGGTGTTTATAATAAATATTTACCGACAAGTGAATGGGGCTGGCAAATTGATCCAGTTGGGTTGCGTCTTATTATGATTAATTTGTATGATCGCTATCAAAAGCCTGTTTTTATTGTTGAAAATGGGCTGGGTGCTAGGGATAGATTAACTTACGACTTTAAAATTCACGATCAATATCGCATAGATTATTTACGTGCTCATATCAATGAAATGTTAAGGTCCTTAACTGAAGATGGCATTGAATTAATGGGATATATGATCTGGGGAACTACTGATATGGTTTCTGCATCAACCACTCAGATGTCTAAACGCTATGGCTTGATCTATGTTGATTTGGATGATGAGGGTAAGGGTACTTGCAAGCGGTATTTAAAGGATTCCTATTATTGGTATCAGAAATTGCTTTCTTTTAAAGCTGATATACCGGTGGATTATTTGAATTAGTGGCTAGGCATATTCATAGAAGTTTGTAGTTAAAAATAGAAATTTATTATTTCATACTTAAGAACGCATCCTTTCGGGGATGCGTTCTTATTTAAGTCAAATATTGTTAATCAACACTTATTATCCAATATAAGACGAAACAAAATTTCATTATACAAGATCATAAAACTTAAAATATTTTGATCAAAACCACAGTATTTAGCTTTACAAATACCCATTTAAGGTATTAACATTTAATTATAGAAAGCGATTACATATCTTCCTATAAGATTCTAATAGCTGGTAAATGAAATATTGTTACTTTTTATAGATAGAGGAACACATCATGGAAAAGGATAAATATCAACGCCTGAGTGATGAAATCTATGCACAAATAGGTGGCATAGACAACGTCGAATCTATTATTCACTGTATGACTCGTCTAAGAATTAAAATACGTGATATGTCAAAAGTGAATATTACTGCGTTAAAGAAGATTGACGGTGTTTTAGGTGTTGTTGAAGCAGATACTTTAGAAATCGTTCTTGGCCCTGGGGTTAATACCAAGGTAGCTAAGATCATGAATGACAAGGCAGGGGTTAAAGAAGGCGAAATTTTCCCAGCTAATTCTTACCAAGCTAATAAAAGTGAAGTAGAGAGAAAGGCTGCGGAAGTTCATGCTGCACACAAAGCCTCACTTAAACAGACTTGGTGGAGAGCTGCCTTACAACACATTTCAGCAATTTTTGTTCCATTAATTCCAGCTTTTGTTGGTGCCGGTTTAATTTCAGGTGTAGCAGGTATTTTAAGAAACATGCTCACTGCGAAAATGTTGCCAGGTTCTTGGAACTTAGGTGTTACTGTTTTAGCAATGATTTCAAGTGCGCTTTTTGCTTACTTGAATATTTATGTTGGTATTAATACTGCTAAAGAATTTGGTGCTACACCAGGCTTGGGTGGTATCATCGGCGGTATTGTATACTTGCCAGGTATTGTTGCTCCGGTAACTATTCCTAATATTTTTGATGGTAAGCCACTGGCTGCTGGTCAAGGTGGTATCATTGGAGTTCTACTTGGAGTATGGCTCTTATCTTATGTTGAAAAATTCTTCCATAAACATATAGCCGATTCGGTAGATATTATCTTTACTCCCTTCTTAACTATTCTAATAATGGGGCTGTTTACAGTATTTCTCATTATGCCATTGGCTGGATGGTTCTCAAATTCATTAGTCGGCGCAATTAATTGGGTACTTAAAGTTGGTGGACCTGTTTCTGGTTTTATCCTCGGGCTATTCTTCCTACCTATGGTAATGCTGGGACTACACCAGATTTTGACACCAATTCACTTGGAAATGATTCAAAAATTAGGATTTACACCATTGCTTCCAATTTTAGCCATGGCTGGTGGTGGCCAAGTAGGTGCTGCCGTCGCTTTATGGGTAAGATGTCGTAAGAACAAGCAACTTGTTAATATGATTAAGGGTGCTTTACCTGTTGGTATTCTTGGTGTTGGTGAACCGTTAATTTATGGTGTTACCTTGCCATTAGGTCGCCCATTTATTACCGCATGTATCGGTGGTGGTATTGGTGGTGC contains these protein-coding regions:
- a CDS encoding glucose PTS transporter subunit IIA, with translation MEKDKYQRLSDEIYAQIGGIDNVESIIHCMTRLRIKIRDMSKVNITALKKIDGVLGVVEADTLEIVLGPGVNTKVAKIMNDKAGVKEGEIFPANSYQANKSEVERKAAEVHAAHKASLKQTWWRAALQHISAIFVPLIPAFVGAGLISGVAGILRNMLTAKMLPGSWNLGVTVLAMISSALFAYLNIYVGINTAKEFGATPGLGGIIGGIVYLPGIVAPVTIPNIFDGKPLAAGQGGIIGVLLGVWLLSYVEKFFHKHIADSVDIIFTPFLTILIMGLFTVFLIMPLAGWFSNSLVGAINWVLKVGGPVSGFILGLFFLPMVMLGLHQILTPIHLEMIQKLGFTPLLPILAMAGGGQVGAAVALWVRCRKNKQLVNMIKGALPVGILGVGEPLIYGVTLPLGRPFITACIGGGIGGAVVAAFGQVGSIAIGPSGVALIPLIAHNMWWAYVLGLLAAYIGGFIATYFWGVPKEAMLPDGQAGPEVAERREAEEEATNLDMKPATTSTIAKPITQDIAAPVSGQIEGLEEVNDEVFSQKMLGDGFAIIPTDGSIVASVDGTIVSVMSTKHALTMTSAKGNLEILIHMGIDTVELKGEPFDITVREGQKVKAGQSLGTMNINKIKEAGKDPVVMMAVTNKDTVQDMKLLQFGEVKAGESVLEVTSK
- a CDS encoding glycoside hydrolase family 1 protein yields the protein MNTYHVPHVFLWGVATSANQVEGAWNEEGKGISIADCERFNPNQDLDDYRKVNDMTTAEIESAMQDKSSKSWGKRHGVDFYHYYQSDLELLAKMGINSMRTSIAWSRIFPNGDDARPNQKGLEFYDRLFTKMHELGIQPVVTLSHYEMPLNLVLNYDSWYDPKIIDYFYRFSKTVIDRYHDKVKYWLPINEIDSIIRHPYSSAGLVEDRFPNKNFKEVIYQSMHHQFVAAAKVTKYIHENYLGHKVGSMITSTMVYPYNSDPRNMLKATQIMRESYNFSDVQLRGKYPQVLLKQMMEMGIHVKMSDKDLQLIKENTADFVAFSYYSSICTAHDTEGLQITKANRTIGVYNKYLPTSEWGWQIDPVGLRLIMINLYDRYQKPVFIVENGLGARDRLTYDFKIHDQYRIDYLRAHINEMLRSLTEDGIELMGYMIWGTTDMVSASTTQMSKRYGLIYVDLDDEGKGTCKRYLKDSYYWYQKLLSFKADIPVDYLN
- a CDS encoding PRD domain-containing protein, with protein sequence MRIKQILNNGAIVTTNKDGEEVVVLGKGIAFAKKVGDEVDKTKIYKVFTPFDAAQRNTLLKTIHETDPIFFQISEKIVDRLKQEENIDLADSVYITLTDHLATSVERGKKGLYLSNSFLWEIQNYYPKEYRYGLWALQLLNKQFDLQFPEDEAGFIAVHIISGELENDIDDFKKSIDFIKEITKIVRYYFKVDIDYQSVTYNRFALHLKFFWRYMMYRKGERKLGDLSYEILKVIKSSDIDAYKCSLKIKQFIAEKYNYDLSNEEIMYLAIHINKITSDLRRKR
- a CDS encoding PTS beta-glucoside transporter subunit IIBCA → MRYEKMNQEILAAIGGEENIQSVVHCATRLRFVLKDESKADDKKAEAIDGILQVVKKGGQYQLVIGNNVEDVYDDLINMIHIETSDSNKPKKKQNLFDAIIGAITGSIAPAIPLLAGAGMGKVLLLILTICHVLSDKSQTYQLLNLIFDTGYYFMPAYVGFSAAKIFNTDRMLGAFIGLMTVHPSWVQIVTTNKPFHFLGLPVPLVQYSSTLITAILSVWIMSYIYKFVRKITPGMVKVFMEPMLTMLITGPLVFLIIGPISNWISEGIGFIAMWLFRNAGVIAIPILAALYPWLVSIGIHKALSPISIQLVATQGFDPIIRVVALCSNMSQAAASLAVGLKTKNKKLKSLALSSSVTAYLGGITEPALFGVNLRLKKPMYGAMIGGAIAGIVASFMKLKAFIYVTPAFLSLPMWISKTENFVVQAIIVIIVASVATFIATWIIGFDDPIDEDQVKNAKKEEKKNFDKDHKKHELHAPVKGQLEDISKVADPTFASGVMGKGIAIVPSEGKIFAPEDGVVTAIFDTHHAIGLHLSNDADVLIHVGIDTVEMKGKGFKQLVQKGDKVTAGQELLDFNIDEIKKNGYDPTVVMIVTNSKDFLEVLTVLKDKDATKEVTNQDNVIILA